The Halosimplex litoreum genome has a window encoding:
- a CDS encoding ABC transporter ATP-binding protein — translation MAVLEIDNLQAKVAEDGGEQILEGVDLDVESGEIHALMGPNGSGKSTLAKVIAGHPAYEVTGGEVRFHIEEDEFEDIEVPADLQTWDLLDLEPNERAALGIFLAFQYPAEIEGVTMVNFLRTALNAKLEEREELFEDEDEEDEAEADEGGDTKEDAAGYDTSPMEGPADEGEVGVAEFQEILQAKMEQLDMDEKFANRYLNAGFSGGEKKQNEVLQAAILEPSVAVLDEIDSGLDIDRLQDVSQGINALRDEQGAGILQITHYQRILDYVEPDHVHVMLDGEIAKSGGAELAETLEDEGYDWVREEVYEAA, via the coding sequence ATGGCTGTACTCGAAATAGACAACCTGCAGGCGAAGGTCGCAGAGGACGGCGGTGAACAGATCCTCGAGGGTGTGGACCTGGACGTCGAGTCGGGCGAGATCCACGCGCTGATGGGTCCGAACGGGTCGGGCAAGTCCACACTGGCGAAGGTCATCGCGGGCCACCCGGCCTACGAGGTCACTGGCGGCGAAGTGCGCTTCCACATCGAAGAGGACGAGTTCGAGGACATCGAGGTCCCCGCGGATCTGCAGACGTGGGACCTGCTCGATCTGGAACCGAACGAGCGCGCGGCGCTGGGTATCTTCCTGGCGTTCCAGTACCCCGCCGAGATCGAGGGCGTGACGATGGTGAACTTCCTGCGGACGGCGCTCAACGCGAAGCTCGAGGAGCGCGAGGAGCTGTTCGAGGACGAGGACGAGGAGGATGAAGCCGAAGCCGACGAGGGCGGTGACACCAAAGAAGACGCCGCGGGCTACGACACCTCTCCGATGGAGGGGCCCGCCGACGAGGGCGAGGTCGGCGTCGCGGAGTTTCAGGAGATCCTCCAGGCAAAGATGGAGCAACTCGACATGGACGAGAAGTTCGCGAACCGCTATCTCAACGCGGGCTTCTCCGGCGGCGAGAAGAAGCAAAACGAGGTCCTCCAGGCGGCGATCCTCGAGCCGTCGGTCGCGGTGCTCGACGAGATCGACTCCGGGCTGGACATCGACCGCCTGCAGGACGTCTCCCAGGGTATCAACGCGCTGCGCGACGAGCAGGGCGCGGGCATCCTGCAGATCACCCACTACCAGCGCATCCTCGACTACGTGGAGCCGGACCACGTCCACGTGATGCTCGACGGCGAGATCGCCAAATCCGGCGGCGCGGAGCTGGCCGAGACCCTCGAGGACGAGGGCTACGACTGGGTCCGCGAGGAAGTCTACGAGGCGGCCTGA
- the sufB gene encoding Fe-S cluster assembly protein SufB, which yields MSSDQDHLKETDTEARFEFKKEEKSAFEAEKGLTEETIRVISEDKDEPEWMLERRLRALEQYHEMPMPDDWPGAPDISEVDVDEIVPYIRPDIETRGGVDDWNDLPEEIQDTFDKLGIPEAEKNALSGVGAQYESEIVYQNMQERWEEKGVIFCDMDKAVQEHEEIVEEYFMTKAVPPSDNKFAALHGAIWSGGSFVYVPEDTTVDMPVQAYFRMNSDGMGQFEHTLIIAEEGSEVHYIEGCSAPKYSEFNLHSGGVEVFVKEGAHVQYSTVQNWSKNTYNLNTKRAIAEADATMEWVSGSMGSKATMLYPSTILKGPGATDNHITIAMAGEGQDIDTGAKVYHNAPDTKSTIESKSIAKDGGRTNYRGLVHMANGAEGASTSVECDALMFDNDSTSDTMPYMEIQENEVDVAHEATVGKIGDEDVFYLQSRGLDDDDAKQMIVAGFIEPITEELPIEYAVELNRLIELEMEGSLG from the coding sequence ATGAGCTCAGATCAAGACCATCTCAAGGAGACCGACACCGAGGCCCGCTTCGAGTTCAAGAAGGAGGAAAAGTCCGCCTTCGAAGCCGAGAAGGGGTTGACGGAGGAGACCATCCGGGTCATCTCCGAGGACAAGGACGAACCGGAGTGGATGCTCGAGCGGCGCCTGCGCGCGCTGGAGCAGTACCACGAGATGCCGATGCCCGACGACTGGCCGGGCGCACCCGACATCTCGGAGGTCGACGTCGACGAGATCGTTCCCTACATCCGCCCGGACATCGAAACGCGCGGCGGGGTCGACGACTGGAACGACCTCCCCGAGGAGATCCAGGACACCTTCGACAAGCTCGGTATCCCCGAGGCCGAGAAGAACGCCCTCTCGGGCGTCGGCGCCCAGTACGAGTCCGAAATCGTCTACCAGAACATGCAGGAGCGCTGGGAGGAGAAGGGCGTCATCTTCTGCGACATGGACAAGGCGGTCCAGGAACACGAAGAGATCGTCGAGGAGTACTTCATGACGAAGGCCGTGCCGCCGAGCGACAACAAGTTCGCGGCGCTGCACGGCGCCATCTGGTCCGGTGGGTCGTTCGTCTACGTCCCCGAGGACACGACGGTCGACATGCCCGTCCAGGCGTACTTCCGGATGAACTCCGACGGCATGGGCCAGTTCGAGCACACGCTCATCATCGCCGAGGAGGGCTCGGAAGTCCACTACATCGAGGGCTGTTCCGCCCCGAAGTACTCGGAGTTCAACCTCCACAGCGGGGGCGTCGAAGTGTTCGTCAAGGAAGGTGCCCACGTCCAGTACTCGACGGTGCAGAACTGGTCGAAAAACACCTACAACCTCAACACCAAGCGCGCCATCGCCGAGGCCGACGCCACGATGGAGTGGGTCTCCGGCAGCATGGGTTCGAAGGCGACGATGCTCTACCCGAGCACCATCCTCAAAGGGCCCGGCGCGACGGACAACCACATCACCATCGCCATGGCCGGCGAGGGCCAGGACATCGACACCGGCGCGAAGGTCTACCACAACGCGCCCGACACGAAGTCGACCATCGAGTCCAAGTCCATCGCCAAGGACGGCGGCCGCACCAACTACCGCGGTTTGGTCCACATGGCCAACGGCGCCGAAGGCGCGTCGACGTCCGTCGAATGTGACGCGCTGATGTTCGACAACGACTCGACGTCGGACACGATGCCGTACATGGAGATTCAGGAGAACGAGGTCGACGTGGCTCACGAGGCGACCGTCGGCAAGATCGGTGACGAGGACGTGTTCTACCTCCAGAGCCGCGGCCTGGACGACGACGACGCAAAGCAGATGATCGTCGCCGGCTTCATCGAGCCGATCACCGAGGAACTGCCCATCGAGTACGCGGTCGAGCTCAACCGCCTCATCGAACTGGAGATGGAGGGCTCGCTCGGGTAA
- the sufD gene encoding Fe-S cluster assembly protein SufD: MSTQVHANLTEAQVTEISEQLDEPEWLLETRLDALAALDELDMPDVITTPGPRHWTNLVDLDYESLVDPLEWEQEKDRVEAEGADVLAWDEALAEHGDLIEEQFGSVVDPQRDFLTALSTALFSAGTLVYVPEGVAAEDVKIRTTQNSRSLFNYTLVVVEESASATILERQSIGADVEGDQYYSGVVEVVAGENANVQYGALQNLGEDTYNFQVKRGHAADHASVDWIEGNIGSRLTKSSVETRLLGEGSESQIVGAFFGHDDQHFDINSRVWHEHEHTTADLVTRGVLDDEARSVYEGVQDVGTDAWDTSSYQRENTLMLSDDSEADASPKLIINNHDTEASHSATVGQVDAEELFYMTSRGVDEERAKNMLVEGFFVPVLEEVAVDELREDMDELIVERLTE; encoded by the coding sequence ATGAGTACGCAGGTACACGCGAACCTCACAGAGGCACAGGTAACGGAGATCAGCGAACAGCTCGACGAGCCCGAGTGGCTCCTCGAGACCCGTCTGGACGCGCTGGCCGCGCTCGACGAGCTGGACATGCCGGACGTCATCACGACGCCCGGTCCGCGCCACTGGACGAACCTCGTCGACCTCGACTACGAGTCACTCGTAGACCCGCTGGAGTGGGAGCAGGAGAAAGACCGCGTCGAAGCCGAAGGCGCCGACGTGCTGGCGTGGGACGAGGCCCTGGCCGAGCACGGCGACCTGATCGAGGAGCAGTTCGGGAGCGTCGTCGACCCCCAGCGTGACTTCCTGACGGCGCTGTCGACGGCGCTGTTCTCGGCGGGCACGCTCGTCTACGTTCCCGAAGGCGTCGCCGCCGAGGACGTGAAGATCCGGACGACACAGAACAGCCGCTCGCTGTTCAACTACACGCTGGTCGTCGTCGAGGAGTCGGCCTCGGCCACGATCCTCGAACGACAGAGCATCGGCGCCGACGTCGAGGGCGACCAGTACTACTCGGGCGTCGTCGAGGTCGTCGCCGGCGAGAACGCGAACGTCCAGTACGGGGCGCTCCAGAACCTCGGCGAGGACACCTACAACTTTCAGGTCAAGCGCGGCCACGCCGCCGACCACGCCTCAGTCGACTGGATCGAGGGCAACATCGGCTCGCGGCTCACGAAGTCCAGCGTCGAGACCCGACTCCTGGGCGAGGGCTCGGAGAGCCAGATCGTCGGCGCCTTCTTCGGCCACGACGACCAGCACTTCGACATCAACAGCCGCGTCTGGCACGAGCACGAGCACACCACCGCCGACCTCGTGACCCGCGGCGTCCTCGACGACGAGGCTCGCTCGGTGTACGAGGGGGTCCAAGACGTTGGTACCGACGCCTGGGACACCAGCTCTTACCAGCGCGAGAACACGCTGATGCTCAGCGACGACAGCGAGGCCGACGCCTCGCCGAAGCTGATCATCAACAACCACGACACCGAGGCCAGCCACTCCGCGACCGTCGGCCAGGTCGACGCCGAGGAACTGTTCTACATGACCTCCCGCGGCGTCGACGAGGAGCGCGCGAAGAACATGCTCGTCGAGGGCTTCTTCGTGCCCGTCCTCGAGGAGGTCGCCGTCGACGAACTCCGCGAGGACATGGACGAGTTGATCGTCGAGCGGCTGACCGAGTAA
- a CDS encoding ferritin-like domain-containing protein codes for MSLTVPVGSDHQLARLLQIGIVLEEVVEARASKHASDSGADLTDDVRAMLEDAAEESARHRDRLEDLIGELDAETVAYEEIEALVEAQYEADEDFDGVLYDQLCNEETAYKFYDDLIEAVEASDVQFGIDRGRLLDTLATIREEEAEGVEEVTELMEERR; via the coding sequence ATGAGTCTCACCGTGCCCGTCGGGTCCGACCACCAGCTGGCCCGCCTGCTCCAGATCGGTATCGTCCTGGAAGAAGTCGTCGAGGCGCGGGCGTCGAAACACGCCAGCGACAGCGGAGCGGACCTGACCGACGACGTGCGAGCGATGCTCGAAGACGCCGCCGAGGAGTCCGCCCGCCACCGCGACCGCCTGGAGGACCTGATCGGAGAACTCGACGCCGAGACGGTCGCCTACGAGGAGATCGAGGCGCTCGTCGAGGCCCAGTACGAGGCCGACGAGGACTTCGACGGCGTCCTCTACGACCAGCTGTGTAACGAGGAGACGGCCTACAAGTTCTACGACGACCTCATCGAGGCCGTCGAGGCCTCGGACGTACAGTTCGGTATCGACCGCGGCCGACTGCTCGACACCCTCGCAACCATCCGCGAGGAGGAGGCCGAGGGCGTCGAAGAAGTGACCGAACTCATGGAGGAGCGACGATGA
- a CDS encoding metal-dependent transcriptional regulator translates to MNTADQYLKAIYLIQQIEDGPASTGDLADRLDVSPASANEMIGKLEDQGLAEHEKYKGVSLSDEGIVRARDALQNYCIIERFLVEVLEVEEFRGEARQLESVIDETVADRLDTIIDRDPACPDCFDSEDDVCGLLEVPATADD, encoded by the coding sequence GTGAACACGGCCGACCAGTACCTGAAAGCCATCTACCTGATCCAGCAGATCGAGGACGGCCCCGCGTCGACCGGTGACCTCGCCGACCGACTCGACGTGAGCCCCGCGAGCGCCAACGAGATGATCGGCAAGCTCGAAGACCAGGGGCTGGCCGAACACGAGAAGTACAAGGGCGTCTCCCTCTCGGACGAGGGCATCGTCCGCGCCCGCGACGCGCTCCAGAACTACTGCATCATCGAGCGGTTCCTCGTCGAGGTCCTCGAAGTCGAGGAGTTCCGCGGTGAGGCCCGCCAGCTCGAGAGCGTCATCGACGAGACCGTCGCCGACCGACTCGACACCATCATCGACCGCGACCCCGCCTGTCCCGACTGCTTCGACTCCGAAGACGACGTCTGTGGCCTACTCGAAGTCCCCGCGACCGCCGACGACTGA